One Ignavibacterium sp. DNA segment encodes these proteins:
- a CDS encoding NADH-quinone oxidoreductase subunit NuoF yields MKDFNQLCCEKCWHTTDKPCEHFIQCCTEGPLCHHDEKCKQEISSLRKRLKYEEHDHPIIMIGMGTCGLASGAAKVKEAIEAELKKLNIEATIEGTGCIGYCAVEPIVDIKLPGKDRVSYQEITVKDVPRFIKTTLVDNQVYKEKLLGSHGKSNGIISLKQVPFFEYQHKVVLANCGVINPDSIDAYLANGGFKAFDKALRLMKQEEVIKEVLDSGLRGRGGGGFPTGKKWELALKQKSDQKYLVCNADEGDPGAFMDRSLLESDPYRVLEGMAIAAYTIGASVAYIYCRAEYPLAIERLKNSIAKCEEYGILGDNILNTGYSLHIKIKKGAGAFVCGEETALIGSIEGKRGMPKPRPPYPSNAGLFGKPTVINNVETYANVPPIIMMGAQKFASIGTAKSKGTKVFALSGNVKNTGLVEVPMGTTLRDIVFKIGGGIPDKKEFKAVQIGGPSGGCLPYNVIDTPVEYESLKEVGAMMGSGGFVVMDEETCMVDVAKYFLTFIQEESCGKCVPCREGTKRMLEIIERIPKRYGTDGNKLDQLQRFKGMIHLQRLADVIKDTSLCGLGQSAPNPVLSGLRYFRHEYEEHLYDRKCSSGVCKELLTFTIDNELCTGCGICIRKCSVEAIVGEKGQAHYILDEKCIKCGMCYETCRFKAININ; encoded by the coding sequence ATGAAAGATTTTAATCAACTCTGCTGCGAAAAGTGCTGGCATACAACCGATAAACCATGCGAACATTTTATTCAGTGCTGTACTGAAGGTCCGCTTTGCCATCACGATGAAAAATGTAAACAAGAAATCAGCTCACTTCGTAAAAGACTAAAATACGAAGAGCACGATCATCCAATTATAATGATTGGAATGGGAACCTGCGGACTTGCTTCAGGTGCTGCAAAGGTAAAAGAAGCAATTGAAGCTGAATTAAAAAAACTTAATATTGAAGCTACAATTGAAGGTACGGGCTGTATTGGCTACTGTGCTGTTGAACCAATCGTTGATATTAAACTACCAGGTAAAGACAGAGTTTCTTATCAGGAAATTACTGTTAAAGATGTTCCCAGATTTATTAAAACCACTCTTGTAGATAATCAGGTTTACAAAGAAAAACTTCTTGGCAGTCACGGAAAATCAAATGGTATAATCAGTTTAAAACAAGTTCCATTCTTTGAATATCAGCATAAAGTTGTTCTTGCAAACTGCGGTGTTATCAATCCTGATTCAATTGATGCTTATCTGGCAAATGGTGGATTTAAAGCTTTTGATAAAGCCTTAAGATTGATGAAACAGGAAGAAGTTATTAAAGAAGTGCTTGATTCAGGATTAAGAGGAAGAGGCGGCGGCGGATTTCCTACAGGAAAGAAATGGGAACTTGCGCTTAAACAAAAATCGGATCAAAAATATTTGGTTTGTAATGCTGATGAAGGTGATCCGGGTGCATTTATGGATAGATCACTTCTTGAGAGCGATCCTTACAGAGTCCTTGAAGGAATGGCAATTGCTGCTTATACAATTGGTGCAAGTGTAGCATATATTTATTGCAGGGCAGAATATCCCCTTGCAATTGAGAGACTTAAAAACTCAATTGCCAAATGTGAAGAGTACGGAATATTGGGTGATAATATTCTTAACACCGGCTATTCACTCCACATAAAAATTAAAAAAGGTGCAGGGGCTTTTGTCTGCGGTGAAGAAACTGCACTCATTGGTTCAATTGAAGGTAAACGCGGAATGCCAAAACCTCGTCCGCCATATCCAAGTAATGCAGGGTTGTTTGGCAAACCGACAGTAATTAATAATGTTGAAACTTATGCAAATGTTCCGCCAATAATTATGATGGGCGCACAGAAGTTTGCATCAATCGGCACGGCAAAATCTAAAGGAACAAAAGTTTTTGCTTTAAGTGGTAATGTCAAAAACACCGGTTTGGTCGAAGTTCCGATGGGTACAACATTAAGAGATATAGTTTTCAAAATCGGCGGCGGTATCCCTGATAAAAAAGAATTTAAGGCAGTTCAAATCGGCGGTCCATCAGGCGGATGCCTGCCCTATAATGTAATTGATACACCTGTAGAATATGAATCGCTTAAAGAAGTTGGTGCAATGATGGGATCAGGCGGATTTGTTGTAATGGATGAAGAAACCTGTATGGTTGATGTTGCAAAATACTTTTTAACATTTATACAGGAAGAAAGCTGCGGTAAATGTGTTCCTTGTCGTGAGGGCACTAAACGGATGCTTGAAATTATTGAACGAATACCAAAAAGATATGGAACTGATGGAAACAAACTTGATCAACTCCAGAGATTTAAAGGAATGATTCACTTGCAAAGATTAGCTGATGTTATTAAAGATACATCACTTTGCGGATTAGGACAATCAGCGCCAAATCCTGTTTTAAGTGGATTGAGATATTTCCGTCATGAATACGAAGAACATTTATATGATAGAAAATGTTCATCCGGTGTTTGTAAGGAACTGTTAACTTTTACAATTGATAATGAGCTTTGCACCGGTTGTGGAATATGTATTAGAAAATGCTCGGTAGAGGCAATAGTTGGTGAAAAAGGTCAGGCACATTACATCTTAGATGAAAAATGTATTAAGTGCGGAATGTGTTATGAAACCTGTCGCTTCAAAGCGATAAATATTAACTAA
- the nuoE gene encoding NADH-quinone oxidoreductase subunit NuoE, translated as MHNKIFESYQPNDRSSLIPLLQDVQNIYGYLPENALRDISDFVKVPLSRVYGVATFYNQFRLTPLGKNIIRVCRGTACHVKNSANILFALETELGITAGQTTRDKNFTLEVVNCIGACSIAPVILINDDYHGRITVKDIPKILKKYQTVNKTETAEASK; from the coding sequence ATGCATAATAAAATATTTGAATCTTATCAACCGAATGACAGAAGTTCCTTAATACCTCTTCTTCAGGACGTTCAAAACATTTATGGTTATTTACCAGAAAATGCTTTAAGAGATATTTCTGATTTTGTAAAAGTTCCGCTAAGCCGTGTTTACGGTGTAGCAACTTTTTATAATCAGTTCAGATTAACTCCGCTTGGCAAAAACATTATTCGTGTTTGCCGCGGAACGGCGTGTCACGTTAAAAATTCTGCCAATATACTTTTTGCTTTGGAAACCGAGCTTGGTATAACTGCAGGACAAACAACCCGCGACAAAAATTTTACTCTTGAAGTTGTTAACTGTATCGGAGCTTGTTCGATAGCACCGGTTATACTAATTAACGATGATTATCACGGCAGGATTACCGTTAAAGATATTCCGAAAATTTTAAAAAAATACCAGACAGTAAATAAAACTGAGACTGCTGAGGCATCAAAATGA
- the hydF gene encoding [FeFe] hydrogenase H-cluster maturation GTPase HydF, whose amino-acid sequence MIFDSGRPHIAIVGRRNVGKSLLINSLLKQNVSKVSDVAGTTIDPLKTKFELLPYGPVMIVDTAGIDDEGELGRQRITETIKILSASDFALVVLDARETLHSKELELFSYLDRIQINYIVVVNKIEFGVNPVLLNELKELRLTHFEVSCKEKAGLDELKRRMIRMLPLDSEKPLINDIISARDVVVLTVPDDNSLPKNKLAFSQVHIIREALDDHAVVVICREKELLKTINNLKSYPDLVIADSAFFKKIIQDIPDKIRFTTFSIILSRHKGDLPLFIRGLKKINDLENGDRILIAEACTHHITDDAQDSIKIPKWLKAYTKKELKIDIVQSYNLPDNLSEYKLIVHCGGCLLTHRSMQTRINQARLMDVYVVNYGVINSFIDGAIPRGLLPFPEAAAEWEKF is encoded by the coding sequence ATGATTTTTGATTCCGGGCGCCCTCATATAGCAATCGTAGGCAGAAGAAATGTTGGAAAATCATTATTGATAAATTCACTGCTTAAACAAAACGTATCTAAAGTATCTGATGTCGCCGGAACCACAATTGACCCGCTTAAAACAAAGTTTGAACTTTTACCTTACGGACCTGTTATGATTGTTGATACTGCCGGTATTGATGATGAGGGTGAACTTGGCAGACAGAGAATAACAGAAACAATAAAAATACTTTCTGCTTCAGATTTTGCATTAGTTGTTCTTGATGCCCGCGAAACATTACACAGTAAGGAACTTGAATTGTTCAGTTATCTTGACAGGATTCAGATAAATTACATTGTAGTAGTAAACAAAATTGAATTTGGTGTAAATCCGGTTTTACTTAATGAATTAAAGGAACTTAGGCTGACTCATTTTGAAGTATCCTGTAAAGAAAAAGCCGGACTTGATGAACTGAAAAGAAGAATGATAAGAATGCTGCCGCTGGATAGCGAGAAGCCGCTTATAAACGATATTATTTCTGCGCGTGATGTTGTAGTGCTTACGGTTCCGGATGATAATTCTTTACCGAAGAATAAACTTGCTTTTTCACAAGTTCATATTATCAGAGAAGCTCTAGACGATCATGCAGTGGTTGTTATCTGCAGAGAAAAAGAACTGCTTAAGACAATTAACAACCTTAAATCTTATCCTGATCTTGTAATTGCAGATAGTGCCTTTTTTAAAAAGATCATTCAGGATATACCGGATAAGATCAGATTTACAACATTTTCGATTATTCTGTCCAGACACAAAGGCGATCTTCCTCTGTTTATAAGAGGATTGAAAAAAATAAATGACCTTGAAAACGGCGATAGGATACTAATTGCCGAAGCTTGTACCCATCATATTACAGATGATGCTCAGGATTCGATAAAAATTCCTAAATGGTTAAAAGCTTATACTAAAAAGGAATTAAAGATCGATATTGTGCAAAGTTATAATTTACCAGATAACTTATCAGAGTATAAACTTATAGTTCATTGCGGCGGTTGCCTGTTAACTCATCGTTCAATGCAGACAAGAATTAATCAGGCAAGATTGATGGATGTTTATGTTGTTAATTATGGAGTGATTAATTCTTTTATAGATGGCGCCATTCCTCGTGGACTTTTACCTTTTCCTGAAGCTGCTGCTGAGTGGGAAAAGTTTTAA
- a CDS encoding HAD family hydrolase codes for MRKNDLKDNSERSITHFCFDMDGTLIDSSKTIFNSTILTLAKLGIKNELDEKEFSLKIGQHFKDIFDSFNIIVSDLEEFIDSYKIIYFQQLQHSALYPEVKEVLKQLKHKNKLVSLLTTKAQDQTEIILDHFNITGYFDFVMGRRDGIPYKPSPEPLVIICKHLNTEISKTIIIGDTELDIRCGKSAGSFTCGVEYGYRSKELLEYEQPDFIISSIKDVLDL; via the coding sequence GTGAGAAAGAATGATCTTAAAGACAATTCAGAACGAAGTATAACACATTTTTGTTTTGATATGGATGGAACTCTGATTGATTCAAGCAAAACAATTTTTAACTCAACTATACTAACCTTAGCAAAACTCGGGATAAAGAATGAACTGGATGAAAAAGAGTTTTCATTGAAGATAGGACAGCATTTTAAGGATATCTTTGACTCATTTAATATTATAGTATCTGATCTTGAAGAATTCATAGACTCGTATAAAATAATTTATTTTCAGCAGCTGCAACACTCAGCTCTTTATCCGGAAGTAAAAGAAGTTTTAAAACAGCTAAAACACAAAAACAAGTTGGTTTCACTTTTAACTACTAAAGCACAGGATCAGACTGAGATAATCCTTGATCATTTTAATATTACCGGATATTTTGATTTTGTAATGGGTAGAAGAGACGGCATTCCTTACAAACCATCACCCGAGCCTTTGGTAATTATTTGCAAGCATCTAAATACGGAGATTAGTAAAACTATAATAATTGGAGATACTGAACTCGATATCAGATGTGGAAAAAGCGCCGGTAGTTTTACCTGCGGAGTTGAATACGGTTATAGGTCCAAAGAGTTATTGGAATATGAACAGCCAGATTTTATTATCAGTTCGATTAAAGATGTACTCGATTTATAA
- a CDS encoding methyltransferase domain-containing protein, translated as MMKLNLGCGKDLKQGYVNLDIVDYGGNQIHDINKFPYPFPDNHFDEIYASHVLEHIENFNRTITELYRILKPNGIMIVYAPFFLNTKYFGDPDHKIPFSIRTFDNYEYIGNRKLKFYEKWKLQHRTNYETGAQFEVLDKKFITSHFSILKWMDFFVNIEPVMYERFFAGIFSPEEVYFKLRAKKNN; from the coding sequence ATGATGAAACTGAACTTAGGCTGTGGTAAGGACTTAAAACAAGGATATGTTAATCTTGATATTGTTGATTACGGCGGCAACCAGATTCACGATATAAATAAGTTTCCTTACCCTTTTCCGGATAATCATTTTGATGAAATTTATGCTTCGCATGTTCTTGAACATATTGAAAATTTTAACAGAACTATAACTGAGCTTTACAGGATACTGAAACCAAACGGGATTATGATTGTTTATGCCCCGTTTTTTTTGAACACAAAATATTTTGGCGACCCAGATCATAAGATTCCATTTTCAATTCGTACTTTTGATAATTACGAATATATTGGAAATCGAAAATTGAAATTTTATGAAAAGTGGAAACTGCAGCATCGTACTAACTATGAAACAGGCGCACAGTTTGAGGTTTTGGATAAAAAATTCATCACATCTCATTTTTCTATCCTTAAGTGGATGGATTTTTTTGTTAACATCGAGCCGGTTATGTATGAAAGATTTTTTGCTGGGATCTTTTCACCTGAAGAGGTTTACTTTAAGTTAAGAGCAAAAAAAAATAATTAA
- the uvrB gene encoding excinuclease ABC subunit UvrB has translation MKSFELVSNYQPSGDQPEAIKQLVEGMERGDKFQTLLGVTGSGKTFTISNVIAQTKKPTLIISHNKTLAAQLYSEFKAFFPNNAVEFFISYYDYYQPEAYVVSRDIYIEKDFSVNEEIDRLRLKATTSLIEGRRDVIVVASVSCIYGIGAPDEYAKQIIFIKRGEKIDKKKLLRELIDIYYVRNDTEFNRGTFRARGDVVEIIPAYQDEEAVRIEFWDSDVEKISIIDIVTGKIIRDVDSVPVYPAKYFVTDRNKMQKAIYNIERELAERLNVLRKEEKYLEAQRLEQRTKFDIEMMKEIGYCSGIENYSRHMDLRAPGSRPSNLFDYFPDDYLLIIDESHVTIPQIRAMYNGDRNRKQTLVDYGFRLPSALDNRPMTFVEFSEMLNQVIFVSATPADYELEKSGGVVVEQIIRPTGLLDPEIEVRPIKGQIDDLIAEIRKRVEVKARTLVTTLTKKMAEDLSDYLDKIGIQVRYIHSDIDSLERVEILRDLRLGEFDVLVGVNLLREGLDLPEVSLVAIIDADKEGFLRSERSLMQTAGRTARNANGKVIMYADKITDSMAKTINETKRRRKLQQEYNEKNGIVPATIYKSLDDILSSTSIADIRKKEVKESYGFSKVAEPVLKYMNKEQKEDLIEQLTDEMHKAAKDLEFEKAANLRDEIQKLKKLVG, from the coding sequence ATGAAAAGTTTTGAGCTAGTATCCAATTACCAGCCATCCGGTGATCAGCCTGAAGCTATCAAACAGCTTGTAGAAGGTATGGAACGAGGAGACAAGTTCCAGACTTTACTCGGTGTTACCGGAAGCGGAAAAACTTTTACAATTTCAAATGTAATTGCTCAAACAAAAAAGCCAACATTAATAATCTCGCATAATAAAACCCTGGCTGCTCAGTTATACTCAGAGTTTAAAGCTTTCTTTCCAAATAACGCTGTTGAATTTTTTATAAGTTATTATGATTACTATCAACCAGAAGCTTATGTTGTTTCGCGTGATATTTATATAGAAAAGGATTTTTCTGTTAATGAGGAAATTGACCGGCTGAGATTGAAAGCTACAACATCACTGATTGAAGGCAGAAGAGATGTGATTGTTGTTGCAAGCGTCAGTTGTATATACGGAATAGGTGCACCTGATGAATATGCAAAACAGATTATATTTATCAAAAGGGGAGAAAAGATTGATAAGAAGAAATTACTCCGAGAACTGATAGATATTTATTATGTTAGAAATGATACTGAATTTAACCGCGGAACTTTCCGTGCACGCGGCGATGTGGTTGAAATAATACCGGCTTATCAGGATGAAGAGGCAGTTCGTATTGAGTTTTGGGATAGTGATGTTGAGAAAATTTCAATAATAGATATTGTAACCGGAAAAATAATTCGTGATGTTGATTCTGTTCCGGTTTATCCTGCAAAGTATTTTGTTACCGATAGAAACAAAATGCAAAAAGCAATTTATAACATTGAAAGAGAGCTTGCTGAAAGATTGAATGTTCTTCGCAAAGAAGAAAAATATCTTGAAGCACAACGTCTTGAACAGCGCACTAAGTTCGATATCGAAATGATGAAAGAAATCGGCTATTGTTCGGGTATCGAAAATTATTCGCGCCATATGGATTTACGCGCCCCGGGTTCGCGCCCATCTAATTTGTTCGACTATTTTCCGGATGATTATCTATTAATTATAGATGAATCACACGTAACCATTCCCCAAATCCGTGCAATGTATAACGGCGATAGAAATCGCAAACAAACTTTAGTTGATTATGGTTTCAGATTACCTTCTGCACTTGATAACCGCCCGATGACATTTGTTGAGTTTTCTGAAATGCTTAATCAGGTAATTTTTGTCAGTGCCACTCCGGCTGATTATGAACTTGAAAAAAGCGGTGGGGTGGTTGTCGAACAAATTATCCGTCCGACCGGTTTGCTTGATCCCGAAATCGAGGTAAGACCAATAAAAGGACAGATCGATGATCTTATCGCCGAGATAAGAAAGCGGGTTGAAGTTAAGGCTAGAACACTCGTTACTACTCTTACAAAAAAAATGGCTGAAGATCTTTCGGATTATCTTGATAAAATCGGAATTCAGGTTCGCTACATACACAGCGATATTGATTCATTGGAACGTGTTGAGATTTTGCGTGATTTAAGATTAGGTGAATTTGACGTACTGGTCGGAGTTAATTTATTAAGAGAAGGTTTAGATCTGCCTGAAGTTTCTCTTGTTGCAATTATTGATGCTGATAAAGAAGGATTTTTACGAAGTGAAAGATCACTGATGCAAACAGCCGGAAGAACCGCTCGTAATGCAAACGGCAAAGTGATTATGTATGCAGATAAAATTACTGACTCAATGGCAAAGACAATAAATGAAACAAAGCGAAGAAGAAAATTGCAGCAGGAATACAACGAGAAAAACGGCATTGTTCCGGCAACGATTTATAAATCTCTTGATGATATTCTCAGTTCAACTTCAATTGCAGATATTAGAAAGAAAGAAGTAAAGGAAAGTTACGGATTTTCTAAAGTTGCAGAACCTGTCTTAAAGTATATGAACAAAGAACAAAAAGAAGATTTAATAGAACAGCTTACCGATGAAATGCACAAGGCAGCAAAAGACCTTGAATTTGAAAAAGCAGCCAACCTTCGTGATGAAATTCAGAAGCTTAAAAAACTTGTCGGATAA
- the truA gene encoding tRNA pseudouridine(38-40) synthase TruA → MIEKKFHSKNRFSNKPANKSKRSRFSQDKSKAFSQNFSRYKLYIEYEGTRYSGWQKQENAKTIQGTIIKAAKEVFGDDFIDLQGSGRTDSGVHAICQVAHLDAKTILAPEIIRIKLNDLLPHDINILEVEKASKEFHARHDAKSRSYLYQISRRRTAFGKNFVWWIKDELDFKKMESAAKLFLGMNNFASFSDDEPEEKSTKVLIDDIQLKEDGDLILIRITGSHFIWKMVRRIAGVLAEVGRGRKSEKDILFYLNNRTNEPVKFTAPPSGLFLEMVTYSNEPIEKELAAFIKLS, encoded by the coding sequence TTGATAGAGAAAAAATTCCATTCAAAAAACAGGTTTAGCAATAAGCCAGCTAATAAATCAAAGCGATCAAGGTTTTCTCAGGATAAGTCTAAAGCATTTAGTCAGAATTTTTCCAGATATAAACTTTATATCGAATATGAAGGCACACGATATTCCGGCTGGCAAAAACAGGAAAACGCAAAAACTATTCAGGGTACGATTATTAAGGCAGCTAAGGAAGTCTTTGGTGATGACTTTATCGATTTACAAGGTTCCGGAAGGACTGACAGCGGAGTTCATGCAATTTGTCAGGTTGCGCATCTGGATGCAAAAACAATTTTAGCTCCTGAAATAATACGAATTAAATTAAATGATCTTTTACCTCACGATATAAATATTTTAGAAGTTGAAAAGGCAAGTAAAGAATTCCATGCAAGACACGATGCTAAATCCCGCAGTTATCTTTATCAGATTTCGAGAAGAAGAACAGCTTTTGGTAAAAACTTTGTCTGGTGGATTAAAGATGAACTTGATTTTAAGAAAATGGAATCTGCAGCAAAGTTGTTTCTTGGTATGAATAATTTTGCATCTTTTTCTGATGATGAGCCTGAGGAAAAATCCACAAAAGTTTTAATAGATGATATTCAGCTAAAAGAAGATGGTGATTTAATTTTAATAAGAATTACTGGCTCGCACTTTATCTGGAAAATGGTAAGAAGAATTGCCGGAGTATTAGCTGAAGTTGGAAGAGGAAGAAAATCCGAAAAAGATATTTTGTTCTATCTAAATAATAGAACAAACGAACCTGTTAAATTTACTGCTCCGCCTTCCGGATTATTTTTAGAAATGGTTACTTATTCAAACGAGCCAATCGAGAAAGAATTAGCTGCATTTATAAAACTATCTTAG
- a CDS encoding 6-carboxytetrahydropterin synthase — protein MKIAKEFRWEMGHRLPEHFGLCKNIHGHSYKMIVEFEGELDKNQMVIDFYDVEKTINPVIEKLDHSFMVNINDTPVIEFLDKINSKKVVVNFLATVENICTYLLSEIKKTSLPPNISSVKIRVYETQFDYAEETLRLN, from the coding sequence ATGAAAATAGCAAAAGAATTCAGATGGGAAATGGGACACAGACTTCCTGAGCATTTTGGATTATGTAAAAATATTCACGGACATTCGTATAAAATGATTGTTGAGTTTGAAGGTGAATTAGATAAAAACCAAATGGTGATTGATTTTTATGATGTTGAAAAAACTATTAATCCGGTAATTGAAAAACTTGACCATTCATTTATGGTTAATATTAATGATACTCCGGTAATAGAATTTTTGGATAAAATTAATTCTAAAAAAGTTGTTGTAAACTTTTTAGCAACTGTTGAGAACATCTGCACTTATCTTTTATCTGAAATTAAAAAAACATCATTACCTCCTAATATTTCGTCTGTTAAAATCCGGGTTTACGAAACCCAGTTTGATTATGCAGAAGAAACACTGAGACTTAATTGA
- the queE gene encoding 7-carboxy-7-deazaguanine synthase QueE yields MLKVNEIFYSVQGESTYAGLPCVFVRLTYCNLRCTYCDTEYAFYDGKDLSVQEIISEVKKYDCKLVEITGGEPLFQMNECLNLMKQLCDNGFEVLIETSGSLSIKDIDPRVKVIMDLKCPSSGMEKKNLYENINFLKPVDELKFVIGNREDYNWSIEILNKYNLENKCKILFSVVFGKLEPVQLVNWILEDKLNVRFQLQMHKFIWHPQTKGV; encoded by the coding sequence ATGCTTAAGGTTAATGAAATTTTTTATTCGGTTCAGGGAGAAAGCACTTATGCAGGTTTACCCTGTGTTTTTGTTAGGCTAACATATTGTAATTTAAGATGCACTTATTGCGATACAGAATATGCTTTTTATGATGGTAAAGATCTTTCTGTTCAGGAAATTATTTCTGAGGTAAAAAAATACGATTGTAAGCTTGTTGAAATTACCGGCGGCGAACCTTTATTTCAGATGAATGAATGTTTGAATTTGATGAAACAGCTTTGTGATAATGGATTTGAAGTTTTAATAGAAACAAGCGGAAGTTTATCCATAAAAGATATCGATCCACGAGTAAAAGTAATTATGGATTTAAAATGTCCATCAAGCGGAATGGAAAAGAAAAACCTTTATGAAAATATTAATTTCTTAAAACCTGTTGATGAATTAAAGTTTGTAATAGGGAACAGGGAGGATTACAACTGGTCAATTGAGATATTAAATAAATATAATCTTGAAAATAAATGTAAGATTTTATTTTCAGTTGTTTTCGGCAAACTTGAACCTGTTCAATTAGTAAACTGGATTTTAGAGGATAAATTAAACGTAAGATTTCAACTTCAGATGCATAAATTTATATGGCATCCGCAAACAAAAGGAGTATAA
- the rpsT gene encoding 30S ribosomal protein S20, with protein MAHHKSAKKRIRSSERKKAVNKMTDSKIKTVVKKTLATDKKEELEKLYKEAISVLDKGTSKGRLHKNTAARKKSRLTKHLNKVTSEK; from the coding sequence ATGGCTCATCATAAATCGGCAAAGAAGAGAATACGTTCATCTGAAAGAAAAAAAGCAGTGAACAAAATGACAGACTCTAAGATTAAAACTGTTGTAAAGAAAACATTAGCAACCGATAAAAAAGAAGAATTAGAAAAATTATACAAAGAAGCTATTTCTGTTTTGGATAAAGGAACTTCAAAAGGCAGATTACACAAAAACACTGCGGCAAGAAAAAAATCCAGATTAACAAAACACTTAAATAAAGTTACTTCTGAAAAATAA
- a CDS encoding T9SS type A sorting domain-containing protein — protein sequence MKISGVVSNYTLDQNYPNPFNPSTKISYSIKEEGLVTLKVYDVLGKVVTTLVNENKAEGNYEVDFNASELPSGMYIYKLQAGSFTDVKKMLLTK from the coding sequence ATGAAGATAAGCGGAGTGGTAAGTAATTACACACTAGATCAGAATTATCCTAACCCATTTAACCCAAGCACAAAAATTTCTTACTCTATTAAAGAAGAAGGATTGGTAACACTAAAAGTTTATGATGTTTTAGGAAAAGTAGTAACAACACTTGTAAATGAAAATAAAGCAGAAGGAAATTACGAAGTGGATTTTAATGCTTCAGAATTACCAAGTGGAATGTATATTTATAAATTGCAAGCTGGTAGTTTTACTGACGTGAAGAAAATGTTGCTAACAAAGTAA